A region from the Armatimonadia bacterium genome encodes:
- the cas1c gene encoding type I-C CRISPR-associated endonuclease Cas1c, with protein MKRLLNTLYITTPGTYLARENETVVVRHEGEVKLRVPVRGLCGIVCFGRVGCSPQLMGLCAQNGIAISFLSSYGRYWARVQGPVSGNVLLRREQYRRADHPEAAAEVTRDLLLGKVANARAVLQRAVRDHPQSPGTQQIAEAGERLRLVLKALAQPVSVDTARGYEGEAARAYFSAFDHLITAQKDEFHFSYRNRRPPLDRVNALLSFLYSLLVHDTAAALECVGLDPAVGFLHRDRPGRPGLALDLMEEQRSFVADRLVLSLINRWQVRPEGFEVTETGAVQMDDATRKVVLTAYQSRKQEEIEHPFLGEKIPVGLISHVQAMLLARYLRGDLDAYPPFLWK; from the coding sequence TTGAAGCGACTCTTGAACACGCTCTACATAACGACGCCGGGCACCTACCTGGCGCGGGAGAATGAGACGGTAGTTGTGCGACATGAGGGCGAGGTCAAGCTGCGGGTACCGGTGCGGGGCCTGTGCGGAATCGTGTGCTTCGGTCGCGTCGGTTGCAGCCCACAGCTCATGGGCCTGTGCGCCCAGAACGGAATCGCCATCTCCTTCCTGAGCAGCTATGGTCGGTACTGGGCTCGCGTGCAGGGCCCGGTATCCGGCAACGTTCTCCTGCGCCGCGAGCAGTACCGCCGGGCCGATCATCCCGAGGCCGCCGCGGAGGTCACCCGCGACCTGCTCCTGGGGAAGGTCGCCAACGCCCGCGCTGTCCTGCAGCGGGCGGTCCGTGACCATCCCCAGTCTCCCGGCACGCAGCAGATTGCCGAGGCCGGGGAACGGCTGCGTCTCGTGCTGAAGGCGCTGGCGCAGCCTGTCTCAGTGGACACAGCGCGCGGCTACGAGGGCGAGGCGGCTCGCGCTTACTTCTCAGCCTTCGACCACCTGATCACGGCGCAGAAGGACGAGTTCCACTTCAGCTACCGCAACCGTCGCCCGCCGCTCGACCGCGTGAATGCGCTGCTCTCCTTCCTCTACTCGCTCCTGGTCCATGACACGGCTGCGGCCCTGGAGTGCGTGGGACTGGATCCTGCCGTGGGATTCCTCCACCGTGACCGGCCGGGGCGTCCAGGTCTGGCGCTGGACCTGATGGAGGAGCAGCGGTCCTTCGTCGCCGACCGCTTGGTGTTGTCACTGATCAACCGCTGGCAGGTGCGGCCCGAGGGTTTTGAGGTGACCGAGACCGGTGCGGTGCAGATGGACGACGCCACTCGCAAGGTGGTCCTGACAGCCTACCAGAGCCGCAAGCAGGAGGAGATCGAGCACCCCTTCCTGGGGGAGAAGATCCCGGTCGGGCTGATCTCACATGTGCAGGCGATGCTTCTGGCTCGCTACCTGCGCGGTGACCTCGACGCCTATCCTCCCTTCCTGTGGAAATAG
- the cas2 gene encoding CRISPR-associated endonuclease Cas2: MMVLVGYDVSTETAEGRRRLRHVAKLCQDYGQRVQFSLFECLVDPAQWAELRAELVEEIDEATDSLRFYFLGANWRRRVEHVGAKASWDPEGPLIL; the protein is encoded by the coding sequence GTGATGGTGCTGGTCGGCTATGATGTATCCACAGAGACGGCTGAGGGACGTCGCAGGCTTCGTCATGTCGCGAAGCTGTGTCAGGATTACGGACAGCGGGTGCAGTTCTCGCTGTTCGAGTGCCTGGTGGACCCGGCGCAGTGGGCCGAACTGCGGGCGGAGCTTGTGGAGGAGATTGACGAGGCCACCGACAGTCTGCGCTTCTATTTCCTGGGGGCGAACTGGCGGCGACGCGTGGAGCATGTTGGGGCGAAGGCCTCGTGGGACCCGGAGGGCCCGCTGATTCTGTAG
- the cas8c gene encoding type I-C CRISPR-associated protein Cas8c/Csd1, which produces MLKQLVEYAKDHLPGSEPGFTTKTVKWAIVFASSGDGLSVVELGDTTAKRNPGREFTRCPEMGFSQMKAGGVTKSHFLIDTTEVVALLGDKAQDPKNLAKHAYFLYLLRQASAVLPELENVADYLDDPASLQQVQERLAEQKAKPNEKVTFRIGGAFPVESTAWYDWWRSFRKTLSGGSANGAKRRSAGDSSMRSFVSGELTSPAPTHPKITGLADVGGSSMGSPLIGFDKDAFTSYGLSQSANCAVSVEDATAYRDALNDLLAKHSERLAGAKVAYWFAKPVADEDNPVQMLTNPAENGEDSPAAKRQAQQQRREEANAQHRAHELLTAIRDGERPDLADNRYNALTLSGAAGRVMVRDWMEGSFAELVENIAAWFDDLAIVHRAGGNALAPCPKFLAVLSATVRELDDLAAPMVSRVWRSALHCEPIPRSAHAQALARVRLDILNDAVPNHARMGLLRAYHLRAHRSKGDDVMAQALKPYLNEEHPSLAYHCGRLMAVYAALQHAALGDVGAGVVQRYYAAASATPALVLGRLARSSQFHLNKLEGGLTYWYESALSQIWSRLGDGAPRTLDLEEQSLFALGYYQQLADLRTKKTDDKAADTTTNPKGDD; this is translated from the coding sequence GTGCTGAAGCAGCTTGTGGAGTACGCCAAGGATCACCTGCCGGGGTCCGAGCCCGGCTTCACCACCAAGACCGTCAAGTGGGCCATTGTCTTCGCCTCTTCCGGCGATGGCTTATCCGTCGTGGAGTTGGGTGACACCACGGCCAAGCGCAACCCCGGCCGCGAGTTCACCCGCTGTCCCGAGATGGGCTTCAGTCAGATGAAGGCGGGCGGCGTAACCAAGAGCCACTTCCTCATCGACACGACCGAGGTGGTCGCGCTTCTCGGCGACAAGGCGCAGGATCCCAAGAACCTGGCGAAGCACGCCTACTTCCTCTACCTGCTGCGCCAGGCAAGTGCCGTCCTGCCGGAGCTGGAGAACGTCGCCGACTACCTCGACGACCCCGCCTCCTTGCAGCAGGTCCAGGAGCGGCTCGCCGAGCAGAAGGCTAAGCCGAACGAGAAGGTCACCTTTCGCATCGGCGGCGCCTTCCCCGTTGAGTCGACGGCCTGGTATGACTGGTGGCGCAGCTTCCGCAAGACCCTCTCCGGCGGCTCGGCGAACGGTGCCAAGAGACGGTCCGCTGGCGATTCTTCCATGCGCAGCTTCGTCTCCGGAGAGCTGACTAGCCCCGCGCCGACTCACCCGAAGATCACCGGTCTCGCCGATGTCGGTGGCTCCTCCATGGGTTCTCCGCTCATCGGCTTTGACAAGGACGCCTTCACTTCCTACGGCCTGTCCCAGTCCGCCAACTGCGCCGTCTCCGTCGAGGACGCCACCGCCTACCGTGACGCCCTCAATGACCTCCTGGCCAAACACTCCGAGCGTCTGGCCGGGGCTAAGGTCGCCTACTGGTTCGCGAAGCCCGTGGCGGACGAGGACAACCCGGTGCAGATGCTCACCAACCCCGCGGAGAACGGTGAGGATTCGCCCGCAGCGAAGCGGCAGGCCCAGCAGCAGCGCCGCGAGGAGGCCAACGCTCAGCATCGTGCCCATGAGCTCCTCACGGCCATCCGCGACGGAGAGCGCCCCGACCTCGCCGACAACCGCTACAACGCGCTAACCCTCTCGGGTGCCGCTGGCCGCGTGATGGTCCGCGACTGGATGGAGGGCAGTTTCGCCGAGCTCGTCGAGAACATCGCCGCCTGGTTCGACGATCTGGCGATCGTCCATCGCGCCGGTGGCAATGCCCTCGCTCCTTGCCCGAAGTTCCTTGCGGTCCTGTCTGCGACCGTCCGCGAACTCGACGACCTCGCAGCGCCCATGGTTAGCCGTGTGTGGCGCTCAGCTCTCCACTGCGAGCCGATCCCCCGGTCTGCCCATGCGCAGGCCCTGGCTCGGGTCCGCCTGGACATTCTCAACGACGCCGTTCCGAATCACGCCCGCATGGGCCTGCTCAGAGCCTATCACCTGCGTGCACACCGCTCGAAGGGAGACGACGTAATGGCGCAAGCACTCAAGCCCTACCTGAACGAGGAGCACCCCAGCCTTGCCTACCACTGCGGAAGGCTGATGGCGGTCTACGCAGCCCTGCAGCATGCCGCCCTCGGAGACGTGGGCGCCGGCGTTGTGCAGCGCTACTACGCCGCCGCCAGTGCCACACCCGCCCTGGTCCTGGGGCGTCTCGCACGCTCCAGCCAGTTCCACCTCAACAAGCTCGAGGGTGGCCTGACCTACTGGTATGAGTCCGCGCTGTCGCAGATCTGGAGCCGCCTTGGCGACGGCGCTCCGCGCACCCTCGACCTCGAGGAGCAGAGCCTTTTCGCCCTCGGCTACTACCAGCAACTCGCCGACCTGCGCACCAAGAAGACCGATGACAAGGCCGCCGATACCACCACCAACCCGAAGGGGGACGACTAA
- the cas5c gene encoding type I-C CRISPR-associated protein Cas5c, with protein sequence MTPKDQVLEVWGDLACFTRPELKVERFSYPIITPSAARGIYDAIYCKPNRYGREAEFRWQITAVEVLPWDSQEKPHSSFSPSYIALRRNEVKEKGPSDRTVAQWASGREEPQPIFADADKSFLGTDAKGRTQRQTMALRHVRYRLHAEMRPWPGFEERQQALEAQFRRRAGHGKCIYQPYFGCREFPAYFELVEPGAEGVSPVDWDGDLGWMLYDVFDLSRPGTWESPARISLFDARLSSGVLQVPDYDSAAVLKVEGGEGRC encoded by the coding sequence GTGACACCCAAAGACCAGGTTCTTGAAGTGTGGGGCGATCTGGCCTGCTTCACCCGCCCTGAGCTCAAAGTGGAGCGCTTCAGCTACCCCATCATCACGCCCTCCGCAGCGCGGGGCATCTACGACGCCATCTACTGCAAGCCGAACCGCTACGGCAGAGAGGCCGAGTTCCGCTGGCAGATCACGGCGGTCGAGGTGCTGCCCTGGGATAGCCAGGAGAAGCCTCACTCGTCCTTCAGTCCCAGCTACATCGCTCTTCGGCGCAACGAGGTGAAGGAGAAGGGACCCTCTGACCGCACGGTTGCGCAGTGGGCCTCGGGCAGGGAGGAACCGCAGCCGATCTTCGCCGACGCCGACAAGAGTTTCCTCGGAACGGACGCCAAGGGCCGCACCCAGCGGCAGACCATGGCGCTCAGGCACGTTCGCTATCGCCTCCACGCCGAGATGCGCCCCTGGCCCGGCTTCGAGGAGCGCCAACAAGCTCTGGAGGCACAGTTCCGCCGTCGTGCCGGGCATGGCAAGTGCATCTACCAGCCCTACTTCGGATGCCGCGAGTTCCCCGCTTACTTCGAGTTGGTGGAGCCCGGTGCCGAGGGCGTGTCGCCCGTCGACTGGGACGGCGACCTGGGCTGGATGCTCTACGATGTCTTTGACCTCTCCCGTCCCGGCACCTGGGAGAGCCCGGCGCGGATCAGCCTCTTCGATGCGCGTCTCAGCAGCGGTGTCCTCCAGGTTCCCGACTACGACAGCGCCGCCGTGCTCAAGGTCGAAGGCGGTGAGGGCCGGTGCTGA
- the cas4 gene encoding CRISPR-associated protein Cas4 translates to MYDDEELLPISALQHLAFCPRQCALLHVEGLWAENRLTVQGKQLHDQAHEPGTESRCDLRIARGLRLRSLRLGLAGQCDVVEFHRVPDNCSDQGVHLEGLSGLWQPFPVEYKRGKPKSDDCDLVQLCAQALCLEEMLGVILQRGAMYYGQPRRRLEVDFDEALRSRVEQLAMQLRQMLTDGITPEPVKSPRCRGCSMSDQCLPATTGRSHRASRYVQSILDTALKEEDPPI, encoded by the coding sequence ATGTATGACGACGAGGAACTCCTGCCCATCTCGGCGCTCCAGCATCTGGCCTTCTGCCCACGCCAATGCGCCCTCCTTCACGTCGAGGGCCTGTGGGCGGAGAACCGCCTCACCGTCCAGGGCAAGCAACTCCATGATCAGGCCCACGAGCCCGGGACCGAGAGCCGGTGCGACCTGCGAATTGCCCGGGGCCTTCGCCTCCGGTCTCTCCGCCTAGGCCTCGCCGGTCAGTGCGACGTGGTCGAGTTCCACCGCGTGCCCGACAACTGCTCAGACCAAGGCGTACACCTGGAAGGGCTGTCAGGACTCTGGCAGCCCTTCCCTGTCGAGTACAAGCGCGGCAAGCCCAAGTCCGATGACTGCGACCTCGTCCAGCTCTGCGCTCAGGCGCTGTGCCTGGAGGAGATGCTGGGCGTGATCCTCCAGCGGGGCGCCATGTACTACGGACAGCCGCGCCGCCGCCTGGAGGTCGACTTCGACGAGGCCCTCCGCAGCCGTGTCGAGCAGTTGGCGATGCAGCTCCGGCAGATGCTCACCGACGGCATCACACCAGAGCCCGTCAAGTCACCCAGGTGCCGCGGTTGCTCAATGTCCGACCAGTGCCTCCCTGCGACGACCGGCAGATCACATCGGGCCTCACGCTATGTGCAGAGCATCCTGGACACCGCCCTGAAGGAGGAGGACCCGCCGATTTGA
- the cas7c gene encoding type I-C CRISPR-associated protein Cas7/Csd2, producing MSEAIKNRYEFLYLFDCENGNPNGDPDAANAPRIDPEDLHGLVSDVALKRRVRNYVQIARGNEMPYAIFVEHATNLNRRIVEAHEKTDGGFDPAGKSAAKKTAKKAENGEDEAEGTSSAGKAKVALARDWMCRNFYDVRTFGAVMSTGPNAGQVRGPVQFAFARSLDPVVPLDISITRMAVAQDVKGAKTSQEYLDWENEQPEDKLRTMGRKSLIPYGLYAARGFLSAHLAEGTGFSEGDLELLWESLLNMYEHDRSASKGLMSCRGLFVFKHVGTDSDATQRAQQAKLGCAPAHRLFDAVHVTRRDDVTAPRSFSDYDVTIDQEALAKYPGVELKQFDV from the coding sequence ATGTCCGAGGCCATCAAGAACCGCTACGAGTTCCTGTACCTGTTCGACTGCGAGAACGGCAATCCCAACGGCGATCCCGACGCCGCCAATGCCCCGCGGATTGACCCCGAGGATCTCCATGGCCTCGTGTCCGACGTTGCGCTCAAGCGCCGGGTGCGCAACTACGTGCAGATCGCCCGCGGCAACGAGATGCCCTACGCCATCTTCGTTGAGCACGCCACCAACCTCAATCGCCGTATCGTCGAGGCCCATGAGAAGACCGATGGCGGCTTCGACCCGGCCGGGAAGAGCGCGGCCAAGAAGACCGCCAAGAAGGCAGAGAACGGCGAGGATGAGGCCGAGGGTACCTCCAGCGCCGGGAAGGCCAAGGTCGCTCTCGCCCGTGACTGGATGTGCCGGAACTTCTACGACGTACGTACCTTCGGCGCGGTCATGAGCACCGGCCCCAATGCCGGCCAGGTGCGCGGACCGGTGCAGTTCGCCTTCGCCCGCTCCCTTGACCCCGTGGTGCCGCTGGACATCTCCATCACCCGGATGGCCGTGGCCCAGGATGTCAAGGGTGCGAAAACCAGTCAGGAGTACCTCGATTGGGAGAACGAGCAGCCCGAGGACAAGCTCCGCACCATGGGCCGCAAGAGCCTCATCCCCTACGGCCTCTACGCCGCTCGGGGCTTCCTCAGCGCCCATCTCGCCGAGGGTACCGGCTTCTCCGAGGGCGACCTGGAACTGCTCTGGGAGTCGCTCCTGAACATGTACGAGCACGACCGCTCGGCCAGCAAGGGCCTCATGTCCTGCCGCGGGCTCTTCGTGTTCAAGCACGTCGGCACCGACTCCGACGCGACCCAGCGCGCTCAGCAAGCGAAGCTCGGCTGTGCCCCGGCACACCGGCTCTTCGATGCCGTGCACGTCACCAGGCGCGATGACGTCACGGCGCCGCGCAGCTTCTCCGACTACGACGTCACCATCGATCAGGAGGCCCTCGCCAAGTACCCCGGCGTGGAGCTGAAGCAGTTCGACGTGTAG